GACGGCCTCGGGTGCCGTATCCGCCACGGGCGGCTCGGCCTGGATCTGGATTTCGCGCACATGGCTGTTTTCGGCCGGGGCGTGCTCGATTACCGGGGCGTCAAATCGGGCCGTCTGCTGGCGCACGCGCTCGATGGTGCATTCCTGCGGCTGCAGGGCGGCATCGGGGGCGAAGACAACCTGCATCTTGTGCCGGGTCTCGATTTCCGTCAGCCAGTTGCGCTTGTTGTTGAGGACATAGAACGCGATTTCCGGCGCAACCGCGACCGAGACCTCGGCAGCCTTGCGCTGCATGCCTTCTTCCTCGATCGCGCGCAGCACATGCAGCGCCGAACTTTCGATCCCGCGCACGATGCCGGTGCCCTGACAGTGCGGGCAGGGCATGAAGGCGGATTCGGCAATGGAGGGGCGCAGGCGCTGGCGTGACATTTCCAGCAGGCCGAAATGCGAGATCTGGCCAACCTGGATGCGCGCGCGGTCGGTGCGCAGGGCATCTTTCAGCTTCCGCTCGACCATGCCGTTGTGCTTGCGGCTTTCCATGTCGATGAAGTCGATCACGATCAGCCCGGCCAGGTCCCGCAGGCGCAGCTGGCGGGCGACTTCCTCCGCCGCTTCGAGGTTGGTGCGCAGCGCCGTTTCCTCGATATTGCGCTCACGCGTGGCGCGGCCCGAGTTCACGTCAATTGCGACCAGCGCCTCGGTCTGGTTGATGACCAGATAGCCACCGGACTTGAGCTGCACGGACGGGGAAAGCATGGAGTCCAGCAGCCCCTCCACCTTGTAGTGGGAGAACAGGGTCTGTTCATGGTCCTGCCACAGCCGCACCTTCTGCGCGTTCTGCGGCATGAGCATGCGCATGAACTCACGCGCGGACTTCCAGCCCGGCTCGCCATCAATCAGGATCTCGCCCACTTCACGCGTGTAGATGTCGCGGATGGCGCGCTTGATCAGGCTTGCTTCTTCATAGATCAGCGCGGGAGCGACGGATTCCAGCGTGTGCTGGCGGATGTCATCCCACAGGCGCAGCAGGTATTCGCAGTCGCGCATGATTTCGGCGCGCGGGCGCTGGGCGCCGGCGGTGCGCACGATCATGGCCATGCCGCGCGGGATCTGCAGTTCGGTAATGATGTCACGCAGGCGACGGCGGTCGGCAACCGAGGTGATCTTGCGTGATACGCCCCCGCCACGCAGCGAATTGGGCATCAGCACGCAGTAACGCCCCGCCAGCGAGACGTATGTGGTCAGCGCCGCACCCTTGTTGCCGCGTTCTTCCTTGACCACCTGCACCAGCAGGATCTGGCGGCGGCGGATGACTTCCTGGATCTTGTAGTTGCGCAGGAAGCGCGCGATCCGGCGCTGGGCCTGGGCCTCGTCGCCGGTATCGTTCTCGCCACCCACGGTTTCGGGCTCGTCGCCCGCGCTGTCGGCGTCCGCATCCTCGGCGGTGGCGGCGGGGGCGTCCTCTTCCTCGTCATCATGGGCGCGGCGTTCTTCTTCCGCGCGGCGTTCCTCTTCCTGCAGCGCCAGCAGCTGTTCGCGGTCGGCTACGGGAATCTGGTAATAGTCGGGGTGGATTTCACTGAAGGCCAGGAAGCCGTGGCGGTTGCCGCCATAATCCACGAACGCGGCCTGGAGGCTGGGTTCCACGCGGATGACCTTGGCAAGGTAGATGTTGCCCTTGAGCTGCTTCTTGGAAGCGGCCTCGACATCGTAATCCTCAAGGTGGTGACCATCCATCACGACCACGCGGGTTTCTTCCGCGTGGGTCGTGTCGATCAGCATGCGTTTGCTCATAAAAAGGCGTACTCCGGTATGTCACGTTCCGGCATCCGGGCTGCGCGCACCATGTGGCGGGCAGGAGGGAGCGGCTGGAACGGACAGAAATATTAAAAATAACGCGACCGGACCCGAAAAGTACACCACAGCGCGCCGCGCGGGCGGACAGGCCATGCGTGGCGACCGGATGCGGCGCGCAGCGGCCGCCCACGGTCAGGCATGGTGTCATCGCATGTGCGCAAGGGGGTGCGCGTGGTGTCCAATCCATCCTCGGTCATGACTGGGGAGGTGCCGTCCGGCCTGATTGCCGGGGCGGGCCTCCGTATCGACGGGTATGCCATCCGGTTTCCTGTCGATGGGGAACACCGGCGCGGCAGCTTCAGGTCGTGCGCCACATGTGCCCCCACGCCGTGGCGTGGCCGGAAAGGGTCCGGTAAACGTATGTGGCGCATGCATGATGCATGCCGGATGGAGGAAATCATGCCCTGCGGGCACCCCGCCAGCCTGGCCCGCCTTTGCGGCAGCCGGATCTGGCATGGTCCATCACGGCTGGGCAGCATGACGCAATGCGTGCATTCCTGCAAGGGGTGCGTGCGTTTATCCCGCTGACGCGCCGCCCGTATGGTGGTAATGGGAACGGATACGCCCACCTGTTGTGACCGGAAGCAAGACGCATGCCCCCAGCCCGGCCTGATGGCACTGATGCAATCCCACCCGCGGGTGGCCTTGGCCGCCGCACGCTGGTCACCGGGCTTGGCCTGCTGGTGCCTGCCACGGCTGTGGCCCGCGTGGCCCCGCACGCACCGGCCCATCCGCACGCGCCGGCCGCCCCCCATGCCCCCGCGCATGCGGCCCTGCACGCCCCCGCCATTGTGGGACGCGCGGCCCGGCCCAGGCCACTGGTCATGCTGGACCCGGGGCATGGCGGCAAGGACCCCGGCGCCATCGGCGTATCGGGCACGTATGAAAAACACGTGGCCGAGGCGGCGGCCAGCGAACTGCAGCGCCAGCTTGAGGCCAGCGGGCGCTACCGTGTGGCCATGACCCGCGCCGATGACCGCTTCATCCCGCTGGAGGGACGGGTGGATATCGCCCACACGCACAAGGCCTCGCTGTTCATATCCATGCATGCCGATGCCCTGACCAACCGCGCCGTGCGCGGGGCGAGTGTCTATACCCTGTCGTCAAAGGCGTCGGACCGGCAGACGGCCATGCTGGCACAGACGGAAAACAGCGCCGACCGCTATGGCGGCCCGCAGATGCACGCGGATTCGCCCGAGGTGCAGGAAATCCTGGCCAGTCTCGTCACCGAGGAAACGCGCCATGGCGCGGCCCACATGGCCAGCAGCATCGTCTCCTCCTTCCGCCCGCGCATCGGCCTTTTGCAGCATCCCTCCCGCCATGCCTCGTTCGTGGTGCTCAAGTCGGCGGATATTCCCTCCGTGCTGGTGGAGATGGGATTCATGTCCAACCACATGGATGAAGCCGCCCTGCGCCAGGCCGCCCACCGCATGGTGGTGGCGGGTGCGATGGTGCAGGCGATCGACCGCTATTTCGCAACCGACAGCATGGTCACCCATGCCACGGGATAAGGCATGCAGGGTGGCGGGCACATGCCGGCGGCGGGGATGACAGGGGCGCGCGTGCTTTTACGGTTGCAATCGGGCTTCGCGGCTGTATGGTGCCGGGCATGGTAACGACAGCGCACATCGTGGGGATCGGATCGGGCGCATGCGCGCACCCTTTCGCGCGCGCATGTGCGGGTGCCGGGCTCCTTCGTCTTCGACTTATCCGCCCCTGAGCGATCAGGGCCGGCCGCGTGCCGGCGCGCCCAGGGGACTGATCGGACCGGTCATGCCGGTTCGCGAACACGAATGACAGGGGCACGCAGGCGTGCCGCCTCCCGCATCACAGCAGGACCCAGGTCCCGAGGTTAGTACCATGAGCATCGACCATCCCTCCTTTGGCCGTATCGACCCCAACCGTGTCATCATTTTTGACACCACGCTGCGTGACGGTGAACAGTCCCCCGGCTTTTCCATGAACCTGGCTGAAAAGCTGCGCATGGCCGAAGCGCTGGAAGAACTGGGCGTGGACGTGATGGAAGCGGGCTTTCCCGTGGCGTCAAAGGGCGATTTCGACAGCGTTCACCAGATCGCGCAGAAGGTGAAGAACAGCGTTGTATGCGCGCTGGCGCGCAGTGGCGGCAAGAATGACATCACGGCCGCGGCCGAGGCGATCAGGCCCGCAAAGCGCGGACGCATCCACAACTTCATCTCCACATCGCCGCTGCACATGAAGTACAAGCTGCGCATGGAGCCGGAAACGGTGCTGGAACTGATCGAGGCGGGCAACCGTGCCTCGCGCCAGTTCACCGATGACGTGGAATGGTCGGCGGAAGACGGCTCGCGCACCGACCCCGATTTCCTGTGCCGCTGTGTGGAAACCGCCATCCGCGCGGGTGCGACCACCATCAACATCCCCGATACGGTCGGCTATTCCACGCCGGAAGATATGGCCCGCATCTTCAATGACCTGCGCACCCGCGTGCCCGGTGCCGACGGGGTGATCTTCTCCACCCACAACCACAACGACCTGGGGCTGGGCGTGGCCAATACGGTTGCAGCACTGCAGGCAGGCGCGCGCCAGGTGGAATGCACCATCAACGGCATTGGCGAGCGCGCGGGCAATGCGGCGCTGGAGGAAATCATCATGGTGCTGCGCACGCGCCATGACGTGTTGCCCTACACCACCGGCATCCATACCGAGCGCCTGCTGCGCACGTCGCGCATGCTGGCCACCATCACCGGCTTCGATGTGCAGCCCAACAAGGCGATCGTCGGTCGCAACGCATTTGCGCATGAAAGCGGCATCCATCAGGACGGTATCCTGAAAAACGCCGCCACTTACGAGATCATGACACCCGAAAGCGTGGGCTGGAACCGGACGTCACTGGTGCTGGGCAAGCATTCGGGCCGTGCCGCCTTCCGCGACAAGCTGAAGGCGATGGGCTACGAAAACATCGAGGAAGCCCAGTTCAACGATGCCTTCAGCCGCTTCAAGGACCTGGCCGACCGCAAGAAGGTCATCTACGACGAGGACCTGGTGGCGCTGGTTGATGATGAAGTGCGCGACCATGCCCGCATCCGCTTCGTGGCGCTGGATGTGACCGCGGGCTCCCGCCGCCCCGCCACCGCCGATCTGGTGCTGGAAGTCGATGGCAGACGCGAGGAAGGTCACGCCGAAGGGCAGGGCCCGGTCGATGCCGCGTTCAACGCCATCCGCGCCATCGTGTCGCATGACGCGACATTGCAGTTGTATTCCGTCGGCGCCGTGACCGAAGGCAGCGACGCGCAGGCCCGTACCTCGGTCCGGCTGGAGGAAGATGGCAAGCTGGTGGACGGGCAGGGTGCGGATGCCGACACGCTGGTCTCCGCCGTGCGGGCCTACGTGCATGCGCTGAACAAGCTGCTGGTCAAGCGCGACCGTGCCGAACCGGCCGCACTGGATGCCTGAACGCCATAGCGCCTGACACGCCGGCGGTCCATGGACCGGCACCCCGCGACGGGAAACCCTG
This portion of the Komagataeibacter sp. FNDCF1 genome encodes:
- a CDS encoding ribonuclease E/G — encoded protein: MSKRMLIDTTHAEETRVVVMDGHHLEDYDVEAASKKQLKGNIYLAKVIRVEPSLQAAFVDYGGNRHGFLAFSEIHPDYYQIPVADREQLLALQEEERRAEEERRAHDDEEEDAPAATAEDADADSAGDEPETVGGENDTGDEAQAQRRIARFLRNYKIQEVIRRRQILLVQVVKEERGNKGAALTTYVSLAGRYCVLMPNSLRGGGVSRKITSVADRRRLRDIITELQIPRGMAMIVRTAGAQRPRAEIMRDCEYLLRLWDDIRQHTLESVAPALIYEEASLIKRAIRDIYTREVGEILIDGEPGWKSAREFMRMLMPQNAQKVRLWQDHEQTLFSHYKVEGLLDSMLSPSVQLKSGGYLVINQTEALVAIDVNSGRATRERNIEETALRTNLEAAEEVARQLRLRDLAGLIVIDFIDMESRKHNGMVERKLKDALRTDRARIQVGQISHFGLLEMSRQRLRPSIAESAFMPCPHCQGTGIVRGIESSALHVLRAIEEEGMQRKAAEVSVAVAPEIAFYVLNNKRNWLTEIETRHKMQVVFAPDAALQPQECTIERVRQQTARFDAPVIEHAPAENSHVREIQIQAEPPVADTAPEAVASTEEDEDIASGTDHRRRRRRRRRRGGASAQAPVAATEGTEDTARTEAAEPAPVPAPAAPEVYRGPTPADPYGDAIIDIFDVIEQTTAPAEQVVEADPVVVEVETPDAAVTEEEAPKPRRSRRRTRRGRTPVESTVAESTVTESDSAPAEAAQAATPDVAAPVAETPVAEAPASPEPAAEAPAEPAEEAPKPRRRRATSTTTTARRSTATRRKAAADAKEATPAPVTEAATPADAPAAEDAAPAKPARKRAASKATGTTATTRRRTSSKTAKAAKADETAEAPAQATTPEAEATPAEEAPKRRRVTRRKKAEPEAEAAVADATAETAEAPAEAPAKPRAAPRKRATTRKTVAAAPETATRTRRRKKAEEGADAAPADSGAEAPAPAAGEGDATPTPRRRTGWWKR
- a CDS encoding N-acetylmuramoyl-L-alanine amidase, encoding MPPARPDGTDAIPPAGGLGRRTLVTGLGLLVPATAVARVAPHAPAHPHAPAAPHAPAHAALHAPAIVGRAARPRPLVMLDPGHGGKDPGAIGVSGTYEKHVAEAAASELQRQLEASGRYRVAMTRADDRFIPLEGRVDIAHTHKASLFISMHADALTNRAVRGASVYTLSSKASDRQTAMLAQTENSADRYGGPQMHADSPEVQEILASLVTEETRHGAAHMASSIVSSFRPRIGLLQHPSRHASFVVLKSADIPSVLVEMGFMSNHMDEAALRQAAHRMVVAGAMVQAIDRYFATDSMVTHATG
- a CDS encoding 2-isopropylmalate synthase; this encodes MSIDHPSFGRIDPNRVIIFDTTLRDGEQSPGFSMNLAEKLRMAEALEELGVDVMEAGFPVASKGDFDSVHQIAQKVKNSVVCALARSGGKNDITAAAEAIRPAKRGRIHNFISTSPLHMKYKLRMEPETVLELIEAGNRASRQFTDDVEWSAEDGSRTDPDFLCRCVETAIRAGATTINIPDTVGYSTPEDMARIFNDLRTRVPGADGVIFSTHNHNDLGLGVANTVAALQAGARQVECTINGIGERAGNAALEEIIMVLRTRHDVLPYTTGIHTERLLRTSRMLATITGFDVQPNKAIVGRNAFAHESGIHQDGILKNAATYEIMTPESVGWNRTSLVLGKHSGRAAFRDKLKAMGYENIEEAQFNDAFSRFKDLADRKKVIYDEDLVALVDDEVRDHARIRFVALDVTAGSRRPATADLVLEVDGRREEGHAEGQGPVDAAFNAIRAIVSHDATLQLYSVGAVTEGSDAQARTSVRLEEDGKLVDGQGADADTLVSAVRAYVHALNKLLVKRDRAEPAALDA